One Canis lupus dingo isolate Sandy chromosome 3, ASM325472v2, whole genome shotgun sequence DNA window includes the following coding sequences:
- the LOC112653600 gene encoding LOW QUALITY PROTEIN: WW domain-binding protein 11-like (The sequence of the model RefSeq protein was modified relative to this genomic sequence to represent the inferred CDS: inserted 3 bases in 2 codons) codes for MGRRSTSSTKSGKFMNPTDQARKEARKRELKKNKKQRMMVRAAVLKMKDPKQIIRDMEKLDEMEFNPVQQPQLNEKVLKDKRKKLRETFERILRLYEKENPDIYKELRKLEVEYEQKRAQLSQYFDAVKNAQHVEVESIPLPDMPHAPSNILIQDIPLPGAQPPSILKKTSAYGPPTRAVSILPLLGHGVPRLPPGRKPPGPPPGPPPPQVLQMYGRKVGFALDLPPXRRDEDMLYSPELAQRGHDDDVSSTSEDDGYPEDMDQDKHDDSTDDSDTDRSDGESEGDEFVHRDDNERDNNEEKKSGLSVRFADMPGKSRKKKKNMKELTPLQAMMLRMAGQEIPEEGREVEEFSEDDDEDDSDDSEAEKQSQKQHKEESLSDGTSTTSSQQQAPPQSVPPSQIQAPPMPGPPPLGPPPAPPLRPPGPPTGLPPGPPPGAPPFLRPPGMPGLRGPLPRLLPPGPPPGRPPGPPPGPPPGLPPGPPPRGPPPRLPPPAPPGIPPPRPGMMRPPLVPPLGPAPPGLFPPAPLPNPGVLSAPPNLIQRPKADDTSAATIEKKATATISAKPQITNPKAEITRFVPTALRVRRENKGAAAAPQRKSEDDSAVPLAKAAPKSGPSVPVSVQTXDVYEAFMKEMEGLL; via the exons ATGGGACGGAGATCTACATCATCCACCAAGAGTGGAAAATTTATGAACCCCACAGACCAAGCCCGAAAAGAAGCCCGGAAGAGAGaattaaagaagaacaaaaaacagCGCATGATGGTACGAGCTGCAGTTTTGAAGATGAAGGATCCCAAACAGATTATCCGGGACATGGAGAAATTGGATGAAATGGAGTTTAACCCAGTGCAGCAACCACAGTTAAATGAGAAGGTGCTGAAAGACAAGCGTAAAAAGCTGCGTGAAACCTTTGAACGTATTCTACGACTCTATGAAAAAGAGAATCCAGACATTTACAAAGAATTGAGAAAGCTAGAAGTGGAATATGAACAGAAGAGGGCTCAACTTAGCCAATATTTTGATGCTGTCAAGAATGCTCAGCATGTGGAAGTGGAGAGTATTCCCTTGCCAGATATGCCACATGCTCCTTCCAACATCTTGATCCAGGACATTCCACTTCCTGGTGCCCAGCCACCCTCCATCCTTAAAAAGACCTCAGCCTATGGACCTCCGACACGGGCAGTTTCTATACTTCCTCTTCTTGGACATGGTGTGCCACGTTTGCCCCCTGGTAGAAAACCTCCTGGTCCTCCCCCTGGTCCACCACCTCCTCAAGTCTTGCAAATGTATGGCCGTAAAGTGGGCTTTGCCCTAGATCTTCCCCC CAGGCGGGATGAAGATATGTTATATAGCCCAGAACTTGCTCAACGGGGTCATGATGATGATGTTTCCAGCACCAGTGAAGATGACGGATATCCTGAGGACATGGATCAAGATAAGCATGATGACAGTACTGATGACAGTGACACTGACAGGTCAGATGGAGAAAGTGAAGGGGATGAATTTGTGCACCGTGATGATAACGAGAGAGAcaacaatgaagaaaagaagtcAGGTCTGAGTGTAAGATTTGCAGATATGCCtggaaaatcaaggaagaaaaagaagaacatgaaGGAGCTGACTCCTCTTCAAGCCATGATGCTTCGAATGGCAGGTCAGGAAATCCCCGAGGAAGGACGAGAAGTAGAAGAATTTTCAGAGGATGATGACGAAGATGATTCTGATGATTCTGAAGCAGAAAAGCAATCACAGAAACAGCATAAAGAGGAATCTCTTTCTGACGGCACATCTACTACTTCCTCACAGCAGCAAGCTCCCCCACAGTCTGTTCCTCCTTCTCAGATACAAGCACCTCCCATGCCAGGACCACCTCCTCTTGGACCACCACCTGCTCCACCTTTACGGCCACCTGGACCACCTACTGGCCTTCCTCCTGGACCACCTCCAGGAGCTCCTCCATTCCTGAGGCCCCCTGGAATGCCAGGACTCCGGGGGCCTTTACCCCGACTTTTGCCTCCAGGCCCACCACCAGGCCGACCCCCTGGCCCTCCCCCGGGTCCACCTCCAGGTCTGcctcctggccctcctcctcGGGGACCCCCACCAAGGCTACCTCCCCCTGCAcctccaggcatccctccacctCGTCCTGGCATGATGCGCCCACCTTTGGTGCCTCCACTTGGACCTGCCCCACCTGGGCTTTTCCCACCAGCTCCCTTGCCCAACCCGGGGGTTTTAAGTGCTCCACCCAACTTGATTCAGCGACCCAAGGCGGATGATACAAGCGCAGCCACCATTGAGAAGAAAGCCACAGCAACCATCAGTGCCAAGCCACAGATCACTAATCCCAAGGCAGAGATTACTCGATTCGTGCCCACGGCATTAAGGGTACGTCGGGAGAATAaaggggctgctgctgctccccaaAGAAAGTCAGAGGATGATTCTGCTGTGCCTCTTGCCAAAGCAGCTCCCAAATCTGGTCCATCTGTTCCTGTCTCCGTTCAGA ATGATGTTTATGAAGCTTTCATGAAAGAGATGGAAGGGCTACTGTGA